Proteins encoded within one genomic window of Haematospirillum jordaniae:
- the purD gene encoding phosphoribosylamine--glycine ligase, whose translation MKVLVVGSGGREHALCRALKQSPRCSALFCAPGNAGIASLATVVPVAAEAVDDLTAWAKANTVDLVVIGPEAPLVLGLADRLQEAGIKVFGPSAAAAALEGSKGFMKDVLRDAGVPTAWYQRFTDSHAARAFVTEKGAPIVIKTDGLAAGKGVILCQNTEEALQAVTDIMDRRIFGDAGSEVIIEQFLEGEELSFFAISDGETAIPLAAAQDHKAVGDGDTGPNTGGMGAYCPAPAFTDALRDELMQKAILPTVAHMKKLGRPYRGVLFCGIMLTADGPKVLEYNVRFGDPECQVLMERLDSDILEVLLAAAEGRLADIRLHWKDQAALVVVMAARGYPGTYARNTEIRGLDAASRCEGVFVCHAGTREENGRILATGGRVLGITALGRTVTEAQKRAYTAVDTLDWPDGFCRRDIGWRAVAREKT comes from the coding sequence ATGAAAGTTCTGGTTGTTGGCTCAGGCGGGCGGGAGCATGCGCTGTGCCGGGCCCTGAAGCAGTCTCCACGCTGTTCCGCCCTGTTTTGCGCCCCCGGCAATGCCGGCATTGCCAGCCTTGCAACCGTGGTACCTGTTGCAGCAGAGGCGGTGGACGACCTGACCGCGTGGGCCAAGGCCAATACCGTGGACCTGGTGGTTATCGGCCCGGAAGCACCGCTGGTTCTCGGCCTTGCCGACCGTCTGCAAGAAGCTGGCATCAAGGTCTTCGGCCCATCGGCTGCGGCCGCAGCGCTGGAAGGCTCCAAGGGGTTCATGAAGGATGTCCTGCGTGATGCCGGTGTCCCGACGGCCTGGTACCAGCGATTCACCGACAGCCATGCTGCCCGGGCCTTTGTGACCGAAAAAGGTGCTCCGATTGTCATCAAGACCGACGGACTGGCCGCCGGCAAGGGCGTAATCCTGTGCCAAAACACCGAAGAGGCCCTGCAAGCTGTCACGGACATCATGGACCGACGCATTTTCGGAGATGCCGGTTCAGAAGTTATTATTGAACAGTTTCTGGAAGGCGAGGAACTCAGCTTCTTTGCCATCAGTGACGGCGAAACAGCGATTCCTCTGGCTGCCGCACAGGATCACAAGGCGGTCGGAGACGGGGATACAGGCCCCAATACCGGTGGAATGGGGGCCTATTGTCCAGCCCCGGCTTTTACCGATGCCCTGCGTGACGAACTGATGCAGAAAGCCATCCTGCCCACTGTGGCCCACATGAAGAAGCTGGGGCGCCCCTATCGCGGTGTCCTCTTCTGCGGGATCATGCTGACCGCTGATGGCCCCAAGGTTCTGGAATACAATGTGCGCTTCGGCGACCCCGAGTGTCAGGTTCTGATGGAGCGCCTGGACAGTGACATCCTGGAAGTCCTGCTGGCCGCAGCCGAAGGACGACTGGCCGATATCCGCCTGCACTGGAAAGATCAGGCAGCCCTGGTGGTAGTGATGGCAGCGCGCGGCTATCCCGGCACCTATGCCCGCAATACCGAAATCCGTGGGCTTGATGCCGCGTCCCGCTGCGAAGGTGTCTTTGTCTGCCACGCCGGAACCCGTGAAGAAAACGGGCGTATTCTTGCGACCGGGGGGCGGGTCCTTGGAATCACCGCCCTTGGCAGAACGGTCACCGAGGCACAGAAACGCGCCTACACCGCTGTCGATACCCTGGACTGGCCGGATGGATTCTGCCGGCGGGATATCGGCTGGCGTGCCGTAGCCCGTGAAAAGACGTGA
- the xseA gene encoding exodeoxyribonuclease VII large subunit, with protein sequence MTATETTGQADPVHNLPERTVSEVSTDLKRMVEDRFARVRVRGEISQPKLAGSGHCYLRLKDDNAVLDGVIWKGTYPKLGTKPQDGLEVIVTGRLTTWPGRSSYQIVIESLELAGEGALLKLLEERRRRLAAEGLFDPATKKALPFLPRVIGVVTSPTGAVIRDILHRLSDRFPVHVLVWPVLVQGEGAAAQIAAAVRGFNALGSDSPIVRPDLVIVARGGGSLEDLMAFNEEEVVRAVAASDIPVISAVGHETDTTLCDFAADRRAPTPTGAAEIAVPVRLDLCVQVADVARRLTAATRRSFAEQGTRLQGLARGLPPLDRLVQGHVQRLEDRAERLGTAVGSFLERNRSSFLALAAALRHPRDRVAMAFARLDTAGSALSGAFRLSLGGASTRLGSSAVRLAAVSPVRGLAQGRDRVTGLEQRLVAAMHRLQQDEGQRLLNAAERLEAASWQRALQRGYAVVRDSNGLLVDRRASVRVGDVLSIQLADGDLPVVARGPGGRVSRRTRQDSDPRQDSLF encoded by the coding sequence ATGACAGCGACTGAAACCACCGGCCAGGCAGATCCGGTTCACAATCTGCCCGAACGCACTGTTTCCGAAGTATCCACCGACCTGAAACGAATGGTGGAGGATCGTTTTGCCCGTGTCCGGGTGCGTGGTGAAATCAGTCAGCCCAAGCTGGCCGGGTCAGGCCATTGTTATCTGCGTCTGAAGGATGACAATGCTGTTCTGGACGGCGTGATCTGGAAGGGCACGTACCCGAAGCTGGGAACAAAGCCGCAGGATGGTCTGGAGGTTATTGTCACCGGGCGCCTGACAACGTGGCCCGGGCGCTCGTCCTATCAGATTGTGATTGAATCCCTTGAGCTGGCCGGGGAAGGGGCCCTGCTCAAGCTGCTGGAGGAGCGTCGCCGTCGCCTGGCGGCCGAAGGCCTGTTTGATCCTGCAACCAAGAAGGCGCTGCCGTTCCTGCCCCGGGTGATCGGTGTGGTCACCAGCCCGACGGGGGCCGTTATCCGCGATATCCTGCACCGCTTGTCCGACCGCTTCCCGGTTCATGTTCTGGTCTGGCCGGTTCTTGTGCAGGGAGAGGGCGCTGCGGCCCAGATTGCCGCAGCGGTCCGGGGCTTCAACGCGCTGGGTTCCGACAGCCCTATTGTTCGTCCCGATCTGGTGATCGTGGCTCGGGGTGGCGGATCTTTGGAAGACCTGATGGCCTTCAACGAGGAAGAGGTCGTGCGGGCTGTTGCCGCCTCGGATATTCCCGTTATTTCCGCCGTCGGGCACGAGACGGATACGACCCTGTGCGACTTTGCGGCTGACCGGCGGGCTCCCACCCCGACCGGAGCTGCGGAAATTGCCGTGCCAGTGCGTCTGGACCTGTGTGTGCAGGTGGCCGATGTAGCCCGCCGTTTGACAGCAGCAACACGGCGGAGCTTTGCGGAGCAGGGGACCCGGTTGCAGGGCTTGGCTCGTGGCCTGCCACCCCTTGACCGTCTGGTGCAGGGCCATGTGCAGCGTCTGGAAGACCGGGCGGAGCGTCTTGGAACGGCTGTTGGCAGTTTTCTGGAACGGAACCGGTCCAGCTTTCTGGCTCTGGCGGCAGCCTTGCGCCATCCGCGTGACCGGGTGGCAATGGCCTTTGCCCGTCTGGACACGGCTGGATCTGCTCTGTCCGGTGCCTTTCGGCTGTCTCTGGGAGGTGCTTCCACCCGACTGGGATCTTCTGCAGTGCGTTTGGCAGCCGTATCACCAGTGCGTGGTCTTGCGCAGGGGCGTGATCGTGTAACCGGCCTAGAGCAGCGCTTGGTGGCCGCAATGCACCGTTTGCAGCAAGATGAGGGGCAGCGGTTGCTTAATGCGGCGGAGCGTCTTGAGGCGGCTTCGTGGCAGCGTGCCTTGCAGCGTGGTTATGCTGTGGTTCGGGACTCGAATGGTCTGCTGGTTGACCGCAGGGCTTCCGTGCGCGTCGGGGATGTCCTGTCCATCCAGCTTGCGGATGGAGACCTGCCTGTTGTGGCCCGTGGCCCCGGGGGGCGGGTTTCACGTAGGACTCGGCAGGATTCCGACCCCCGGCAGGATTCGCTGTTCTGA
- a CDS encoding demethoxyubiquinone hydroxylase family protein, translating into MTKSLVRESSSAVRNVLPAGRTADGHIPGDLTREQLLDRFVRVNHAGEYGAVRIYTGQLAVLSKGRHAQTLRHMLDQEVEHCTYFERQVAARHVRPTALQPLWHVAGWMLGAGTALLGEKAAMACTVAVEEAIDEHYQNQIDQLGDDEKPLRDTIARFREEELEHRDIGYENGAEQAPAYTLLHGAVKAGTRLAIWLSERI; encoded by the coding sequence ATGACCAAAAGCCTTGTTCGTGAATCGTCTTCTGCGGTCCGGAATGTGCTGCCTGCCGGGCGGACAGCAGACGGGCATATCCCCGGTGATTTGACCCGCGAGCAGCTTCTGGACCGTTTTGTGCGGGTCAACCATGCCGGGGAATATGGTGCCGTCCGGATCTATACCGGACAGCTTGCCGTTCTCTCGAAAGGAAGGCATGCGCAAACCCTGCGTCATATGCTGGACCAGGAAGTCGAGCATTGCACCTACTTCGAGAGACAGGTTGCCGCACGGCATGTGCGCCCGACTGCTCTGCAGCCGTTGTGGCATGTCGCCGGCTGGATGCTGGGGGCGGGAACCGCCCTGTTGGGTGAAAAAGCAGCGATGGCCTGCACAGTGGCTGTCGAGGAAGCGATCGACGAGCATTATCAGAACCAGATTGACCAGCTGGGTGATGACGAAAAGCCATTGCGTGACACGATTGCCCGCTTCCGCGAGGAAGAGCTGGAGCACCGCGACATCGGGTATGAGAACGGCGCGGAGCAGGCACCGGCCTATACCCTTCTGCATGGGGCGGTCAAGGCCGGAACCCGGCTCGCAATCTGGCTGTCCGAGCGTATCTGA
- the purU gene encoding formyltetrahydrofolate deformylase: MNVAAVVTEPLYVLTIKCPDAVGIVAAVSGFLAENEAFITDSAHYGDPDTGFFFMRTSFRAGGKSFPALDRLKAGFDLIGSRFGMEWSINSSGDRPKVMIAVSRFGHCLNDLLHSWRTGQLAIDITGVVSNHVDFRDLVEWHGIPFHYLPVTKETKADQEARMLELFAETKSDLLVLARYMQILSEEACRTLSGRAINIHHSFLPSFKGAKPYQQAHSKGVKLIGATAHYVTGDLDEGPIIEQAVERVDHTFSVDALVRTGRDIETMVLSRAVRWHVEKRVMANGNKTVVFR; this comes from the coding sequence ATGAACGTTGCCGCTGTCGTCACCGAACCGCTTTATGTGCTGACCATCAAATGCCCGGATGCGGTCGGAATTGTTGCTGCCGTGTCCGGTTTTCTGGCCGAAAACGAAGCCTTCATTACCGACAGCGCCCACTACGGCGATCCGGATACAGGCTTCTTTTTCATGCGCACGTCTTTCCGCGCCGGTGGCAAAAGTTTTCCAGCCCTAGATCGGTTGAAGGCAGGCTTTGACCTGATCGGCAGTCGGTTCGGGATGGAGTGGAGCATTAATAGTTCCGGCGACCGCCCCAAGGTCATGATTGCAGTATCCCGCTTTGGGCACTGCCTCAATGACCTGTTGCACAGCTGGCGTACGGGGCAGCTGGCGATCGACATCACCGGGGTGGTGTCCAACCACGTTGATTTCCGCGATCTGGTGGAATGGCACGGCATTCCCTTCCACTATCTGCCGGTAACAAAGGAAACTAAGGCAGATCAGGAAGCCCGCATGCTGGAGCTGTTTGCGGAAACGAAATCCGACCTGCTTGTGCTGGCGCGTTACATGCAGATTTTGTCCGAAGAAGCCTGCCGTACCTTGTCGGGACGCGCCATCAACATCCACCACTCTTTCCTCCCCAGCTTCAAGGGTGCCAAGCCCTACCAGCAGGCGCACAGCAAAGGGGTCAAGCTGATCGGGGCAACAGCGCATTACGTAACCGGTGATCTGGATGAAGGACCGATTATCGAACAAGCTGTTGAACGTGTAGACCATACCTTCTCTGTCGATGCCTTGGTACGGACCGGGCGCGATATCGAGACGATGGTTCTGTCCCGTGCCGTCCGC
- the thrS gene encoding threonine--tRNA ligase: MVAITLPDGNVRAFDHPVTGMDLAHSISPGLAKAALAVLVDGEMRDLNRVIESDATVSILTARDDAALELLRHDAAHVMAQAVQELYPGTQVTIGPSIENGFYYDFARDEPFSTDDLEAIEARMREIVDRNLDIVREVWDRNEAIAHFESIGEVYKAEIIRDLPGSETITVYRQGDWKDLCRGPHLPSTGRLGKAFRLMKVAGAYWRGDSRNAMLQRIYGTAWATSRQLDDHLHMLEEAEKRDHRRLGKELDLFHFQSEAHGAVFWHPKGWSIYRTLQTYMRNRLEASGYVEVNTPQLVDSVLWEQSGHWGKYREHMFVTGSEDKTLAIKPMNCPCHIQIFRQGIKSYRDLPLRMAEFGSCHRNEPSGSLHGLMRVRAFTQDDAHIFCTDEQIESETRAFCDLLQSVYADFGFTEIKVKFSDRPENRAGSDDVWDRAEDALRRATAAAGLEALPNPGEGAFYGPKLEFVLRDAIGRDWQCGTLQVDYVLPERLDASYVAEDGSRQRPVMLHRAVLGSFERFVGILIENFAGRFPAWLAPVQVVVATITSDGNAWASEVLAALKERGIRADLDVRNEKINFKVREHSHAKVPWILVVGRREAEERTVALRCLGGQAQEVLALEAALVKIAGEARMPG; encoded by the coding sequence ATGGTTGCGATTACCCTGCCTGACGGCAATGTCCGTGCGTTTGATCATCCAGTCACCGGTATGGATCTTGCCCATTCCATCAGCCCCGGTCTGGCAAAAGCCGCCTTGGCGGTTCTGGTGGATGGCGAGATGCGGGACCTGAACCGTGTGATCGAATCCGATGCAACCGTATCCATTCTGACGGCCCGTGATGATGCCGCGCTGGAGCTGTTGCGTCACGATGCCGCACACGTGATGGCCCAGGCGGTTCAGGAATTGTATCCGGGGACCCAGGTGACAATTGGTCCATCTATCGAGAATGGCTTTTATTACGATTTTGCCCGTGACGAACCCTTCTCCACCGATGACTTAGAGGCCATCGAGGCCCGTATGCGGGAAATCGTGGACCGCAATCTGGATATTGTGCGCGAGGTCTGGGACCGGAACGAGGCAATTGCTCACTTTGAGTCCATCGGCGAGGTCTACAAGGCTGAAATTATTCGTGACTTGCCGGGAAGCGAGACGATAACGGTGTATCGCCAGGGCGACTGGAAAGACCTGTGCCGTGGACCGCATTTGCCGTCCACCGGTCGTCTGGGGAAGGCCTTCCGTTTGATGAAGGTGGCCGGTGCCTATTGGCGTGGGGATTCCCGCAATGCCATGCTGCAGCGCATTTACGGGACTGCCTGGGCTACCTCGCGTCAGCTGGATGATCACCTGCACATGCTGGAGGAAGCCGAAAAGCGTGACCACCGCCGGCTGGGCAAGGAGCTGGACCTGTTCCATTTCCAGTCTGAAGCGCACGGTGCGGTGTTCTGGCATCCCAAGGGGTGGTCCATTTACCGGACCCTGCAAACCTATATGCGCAACCGCCTGGAAGCATCCGGCTATGTGGAAGTGAATACACCCCAGCTTGTGGACAGTGTGTTGTGGGAACAATCCGGTCACTGGGGCAAATACCGCGAGCATATGTTTGTGACCGGGTCTGAGGACAAGACCTTGGCCATCAAGCCAATGAACTGTCCATGCCACATCCAGATTTTCCGGCAGGGGATCAAGTCTTATCGTGATCTGCCCCTGCGTATGGCTGAGTTTGGCAGTTGCCATCGCAATGAACCTTCCGGGTCCCTGCACGGGTTGATGCGGGTGCGGGCCTTTACCCAGGATGACGCCCACATTTTCTGTACAGACGAGCAAATCGAAAGCGAGACCCGCGCGTTCTGTGATCTTTTGCAGTCTGTGTATGCTGACTTTGGTTTTACTGAGATCAAGGTCAAGTTTTCGGACCGTCCCGAGAATCGGGCTGGATCCGATGATGTCTGGGACCGGGCGGAAGATGCCCTGCGCCGGGCTACAGCTGCGGCTGGGCTGGAAGCGCTGCCAAACCCGGGCGAGGGGGCTTTCTATGGCCCGAAGCTGGAATTTGTTCTGAGGGATGCCATCGGGCGTGACTGGCAGTGCGGCACCTTGCAGGTTGACTATGTTCTTCCCGAGCGTCTGGATGCCAGCTATGTTGCCGAGGATGGCAGCCGGCAGCGTCCGGTTATGCTGCATCGTGCGGTTCTCGGGTCTTTTGAACGCTTTGTTGGCATTTTGATCGAGAATTTTGCAGGACGTTTTCCCGCATGGTTGGCACCTGTCCAGGTTGTTGTTGCAACAATCACATCCGATGGCAATGCTTGGGCTTCCGAAGTTTTGGCTGCTCTGAAAGAGCGGGGAATCAGGGCTGACTTGGACGTGCGTAACGAAAAGATCAACTTCAAGGTCCGCGAGCATTCACACGCCAAAGTTCCATGGATACTGGTTGTTGGGCGCCGAGAGGCCGAAGAGCGAACGGTTGCACTGCGTTGTTTGGGTGGTCAGGCGCAAGAAGTACTTGCGCTGGAAGCTGCCCTGGTTAAGATTGCAGGGGAAGCGCGGATGCCGGGCTAG
- a CDS encoding glycosyltransferase family 4 protein → MTHLNTDSAGEQPAPVILQVLPRLVTGGVERGTVEVAAALQAAGWKAVVASEGGPMVRELDRVGALHVTLPMASKNPCRLRANTDALRSLIREHGVSLVHVRSRAPGWAALRAARSEGVPLVTTFHGTYNLGLLGIKRPYNKVMVMGDRVIAISRFIRGHILDHYLPDDGPVRVIHRGVDISRFDPDRVSAERMIQLSRKWRLSDGEPVIMLPGRLTRWKGQLLLIDALSRLKDRRFRCILVGSDQGRTSFRRKLERAVIRAGLEDRVLLAGECNDMPAAYMVSDVVVSASTDPEAFGRVCAEGQAMGRPVVAPDHGAAPEIVEPGRTGWLFAPGHADSLAAALAECLDLDAAQRLELSARAIAHVREQFTTDAMCRQTLDVYRELLGR, encoded by the coding sequence GTGACGCACCTTAACACTGATTCTGCAGGCGAGCAGCCTGCCCCGGTGATTTTGCAGGTTCTACCCCGTCTGGTGACAGGTGGGGTGGAGCGTGGCACGGTCGAAGTGGCAGCCGCGTTGCAGGCCGCAGGCTGGAAGGCGGTTGTCGCCAGTGAGGGTGGCCCGATGGTGCGTGAGCTGGACCGGGTTGGTGCCCTGCACGTGACCTTGCCGATGGCCAGCAAGAATCCTTGTCGCCTGCGCGCCAATACCGATGCCTTGCGGTCCCTGATCCGCGAGCATGGTGTTTCTCTAGTTCATGTCCGTTCCCGGGCACCGGGCTGGGCGGCTTTGCGGGCGGCGCGGAGTGAGGGTGTGCCCTTGGTCACGACCTTCCACGGTACCTATAATCTTGGTCTTTTGGGGATCAAGCGTCCCTATAACAAGGTGATGGTGATGGGGGACCGGGTTATTGCTATTTCCCGTTTTATCCGTGGTCATATCCTAGACCATTACCTGCCCGATGATGGCCCGGTCCGGGTTATCCACCGTGGTGTGGACATCAGCCGCTTTGATCCGGACCGGGTCAGCGCGGAACGCATGATCCAGCTCAGCCGCAAGTGGCGCTTGTCTGATGGGGAGCCGGTGATCATGTTGCCCGGGCGCCTGACCCGCTGGAAGGGGCAATTGCTGTTGATTGATGCCCTGTCGCGTCTGAAGGATCGCCGTTTCCGCTGTATCCTTGTTGGATCGGACCAAGGGCGGACATCGTTCCGGCGCAAGCTGGAGCGTGCGGTGATCCGTGCCGGCCTTGAAGACCGCGTGCTTCTGGCCGGGGAGTGCAATGACATGCCCGCTGCCTACATGGTCAGTGATGTCGTCGTCAGTGCCTCTACGGATCCGGAGGCCTTTGGCCGGGTATGCGCTGAAGGTCAGGCCATGGGGCGCCCCGTTGTGGCTCCTGATCACGGGGCTGCGCCTGAAATTGTCGAGCCGGGTCGCACCGGTTGGCTGTTTGCACCCGGACACGCCGACAGTCTGGCCGCCGCCTTGGCCGAGTGTCTGGATCTGGATGCCGCGCAACGTTTGGAACTGTCTGCCCGTGCCATTGCACATGTGCGGGAGCAGTTTACAACCGACGCCATGTGCCGACAGACCTTGGATGTGTACCGGGAGCTTCTGGGGCGGTGA
- a CDS encoding alpha/beta hydrolase, with translation MNTTTGYPASAKPQNMPRPGGRFLAFRSLAQTNPNATTGVVFLHGLMSDMEGDKALYMEQRCRMQGRAFVRFDQMGHGASSGRFDEGTIGAWVEDTLAILDTLTEGPQILVGSSMGGWLMLLAARARPQRVAGLVGIAAAPDFSEDLTWPALSQAQRQDVETRGRTEIPCPYSEQPYVFTKAFFEDGRQNLVLRTPLPFDGPVCLLHGQQDDTVPWDTSVRLADHLRSASVECILIKSGDHRLSRPQDLACLGRALDSVLERQEEEKRAVSSVPG, from the coding sequence ATGAATACCACAACCGGGTACCCTGCATCTGCAAAACCACAAAACATGCCACGCCCCGGCGGACGTTTCCTTGCATTCCGGAGCCTGGCACAAACAAACCCGAACGCCACGACCGGCGTTGTATTCCTGCACGGCCTGATGTCGGACATGGAGGGTGACAAAGCCTTGTATATGGAGCAACGCTGCCGGATGCAAGGGCGAGCCTTTGTTCGCTTCGACCAGATGGGTCACGGCGCCTCGTCCGGACGCTTCGACGAAGGCACAATTGGCGCATGGGTCGAAGACACCTTGGCCATTCTGGATACCCTGACAGAGGGGCCACAGATCCTAGTCGGATCATCCATGGGTGGGTGGCTTATGCTTCTGGCGGCCCGAGCCCGTCCACAGCGTGTGGCCGGACTGGTGGGGATTGCCGCCGCACCCGACTTTAGCGAAGACCTGACATGGCCAGCCCTGAGCCAGGCCCAGCGTCAGGATGTGGAAACACGGGGACGCACGGAAATCCCGTGCCCTTATTCAGAACAACCCTATGTTTTCACAAAAGCCTTCTTTGAGGATGGCAGGCAGAACCTTGTCCTGCGAACCCCCTTGCCCTTTGATGGCCCCGTCTGTCTTTTGCACGGGCAGCAGGATGATACCGTGCCGTGGGACACATCCGTACGGCTGGCAGATCATCTGCGCTCAGCCAGTGTGGAATGTATTCTGATCAAGTCCGGCGACCATCGACTCTCCCGCCCCCAAGATCTGGCCTGTCTGGGCAGGGCCTTGGACTCCGTTCTTGAACGTCAGGAAGAGGAGAAGCGCGCCGTCAGTTCCGTACCGGGTTGA
- the infC gene encoding translation initiation factor IF-3: MQTPPSKDGPRVNDMITAQMIRLIDQDGEQVGVVHIREAQEMADEAGLDLVEISPNAEPPVCKILDYGKFKYENQKRKAEQRKKAKIIEVKEIKMRPNIDDNDYNVKMRALKRFIEEGDKVKVTLRFRGRELAHQNIGMDVLNRVREETVEFVKVEQFPKMEGRQMTMLLAPK, translated from the coding sequence ATGCAGACGCCGCCGTCCAAAGATGGACCGCGCGTCAATGATATGATCACCGCCCAGATGATCCGCCTGATCGACCAAGATGGCGAGCAGGTCGGTGTGGTGCATATCCGCGAAGCCCAGGAAATGGCTGACGAAGCTGGTCTTGACCTTGTCGAGATCTCGCCGAATGCAGAGCCGCCAGTGTGCAAGATTCTCGACTATGGCAAGTTCAAGTACGAGAATCAGAAGCGCAAGGCCGAGCAGCGCAAGAAGGCCAAGATCATCGAGGTCAAAGAAATCAAGATGCGCCCCAATATCGATGATAACGACTACAACGTGAAAATGCGCGCGTTGAAGCGGTTCATCGAGGAAGGTGACAAGGTCAAGGTAACCTTGCGCTTTCGTGGGCGTGAGCTGGCGCACCAGAATATCGGCATGGACGTGCTGAACCGGGTGCGTGAGGAGACTGTGGAATTTGTCAAGGTCGAGCAGTTTCCGAAGATGGAGGGGCGGCAGATGACCATGCTGCTGGCTCCCAAATAA
- a CDS encoding disulfide bond formation protein B has product MPLSAISCRLFFSCILGAAVLALAGALTAEHVFGLEPCILCLYERVPWVLAGLLSACWLVFPFARRSPMPGVLLVTAVFAAGASLAGYHVGVEQGWWAFQGCTGELPGPLGLADLMEGLDRPVRPACNVVQWTLFGLSFASYNALASLFMTGLGVFVFLSGVFPVSRQQGE; this is encoded by the coding sequence ATGCCTTTATCTGCAATATCCTGTCGCCTATTCTTTTCCTGTATCTTGGGGGCTGCGGTCCTTGCTCTTGCCGGTGCCCTGACGGCCGAGCATGTCTTCGGCTTGGAGCCGTGTATCCTGTGTCTGTACGAGCGGGTTCCGTGGGTTCTGGCTGGTTTGCTATCTGCGTGTTGGCTTGTTTTTCCCTTTGCCCGACGCAGCCCCATGCCGGGGGTTCTTCTTGTCACAGCGGTCTTTGCCGCCGGTGCTTCCTTGGCCGGCTATCATGTTGGGGTTGAGCAGGGATGGTGGGCTTTTCAGGGGTGTACCGGTGAGCTTCCCGGCCCCTTGGGACTGGCTGATCTGATGGAGGGGCTGGACCGTCCGGTGCGCCCGGCCTGCAATGTGGTGCAGTGGACCCTGTTCGGGTTGTCCTTTGCCAGCTACAATGCCTTGGCCTCCCTGTTCATGACGGGGCTGGGTGTGTTTGTGTTTCTGTCGGGCGTGTTCCCGGTTTCCCGGCAGCAGGGGGAATAA
- a CDS encoding glycosyltransferase family 9 protein: MSAGLQRILVIRLSALGDFVQAFGPFAAIRAAHPRAHITLLTTAPYVALAEASPWFDAVWTDRRPRIWQVPSLLALRSCLRGGQFDRVYDLQTSGRSSSYRWLIGDHVEWNGIARGCSHPHDNPQRDLMHTVERQAEQLRVAGIETIPSPDFSWLERGTLSCGSLPDGPFALLVPGGAPHRPDKRWPADHYAALARVLLQSGQTPVVIGTAAEQSEADAIMSWCPGALSLVGRTSIIDLAVLARRATLAVGNDTGPMHLLAGVGCRSVVLYSSASDPRLCGQRGPDVTILQSADLVAMPVARVCEALGLPGLDSAG, from the coding sequence GTGAGTGCTGGTTTGCAGCGTATTCTGGTGATCAGGCTCTCGGCGCTGGGCGATTTTGTCCAAGCTTTTGGTCCGTTCGCCGCCATTCGGGCAGCCCACCCCCGGGCACACATAACCCTGCTGACAACGGCACCTTATGTTGCTCTGGCAGAAGCATCGCCTTGGTTTGACGCGGTGTGGACAGACAGACGTCCCCGCATCTGGCAGGTGCCATCCTTGCTGGCGTTGCGATCCTGTTTGCGCGGTGGGCAGTTCGACCGGGTTTATGACCTGCAGACATCCGGGCGTTCATCGTCCTACCGATGGCTGATTGGTGATCATGTGGAGTGGAATGGTATTGCCCGTGGCTGCAGCCATCCGCATGACAATCCGCAACGGGACCTGATGCATACGGTTGAACGCCAAGCCGAGCAGCTGCGTGTCGCCGGTATTGAGACTATTCCGTCTCCGGATTTCTCCTGGCTGGAGAGGGGCACCCTGTCGTGTGGTTCCCTGCCCGATGGTCCCTTTGCCCTTCTTGTACCCGGCGGAGCCCCGCACCGTCCTGACAAGCGCTGGCCCGCAGACCATTATGCCGCACTGGCCCGTGTTTTGCTTCAATCCGGACAGACACCGGTTGTCATCGGGACTGCGGCTGAGCAGTCTGAAGCGGATGCCATTATGTCCTGGTGTCCCGGTGCCCTGTCGCTGGTTGGCAGGACGTCTATCATCGATCTGGCCGTTCTGGCTCGTCGGGCAACGCTGGCGGTCGGGAATGACACCGGCCCGATGCATCTTCTGGCCGGTGTCGGGTGTCGGTCGGTCGTATTGTATTCATCCGCTTCCGATCCGCGCCTGTGTGGGCAACGTGGTCCAGATGTAACCATTCTACAGTCTGCTGATCTGGTGGCCATGCCGGTTGCCCGTGTGTGTGAGGCCCTGGGTCTGCCCGGACTCGACAGTGCCGGGTAA